In the Cetobacterium ceti genome, TATTAAATATTTTGTCGTCTTCTATTAAATATTTTGTCGTCTTCTCCCTTCTATAATAGTTGATTTTATTGGGATTATAAGGCGTCTAAATCTTTTAAATCTTTTAAATTATTAAATATATAAAAGAAAATATTTTTAATTTTTTGATAAATAAATTTAAATAAAACACACTTTTTAATATTCAATTGCCAAGGTACTTTAATTTAGAATAAATTTTTAATATCTATATTCAAAGAATTACAAAATTTAAATAAAGTTGTAGTTGAAATCCCCTCACCTTTTTTTAAATTAGAAAGAGTTTTACTAACCATCGCAGGACTTACATTCATTTTTTTTGCAATTTCTTGCTGACTTAAATTTTTTGAGATAATATTAAATTTAATTTTTACAGCTAAATCTTTATTTTTATTAGAAAAATCATTTTTTTTTATTAAAATCCCCCTCCTCTTTATTAACTAAAAAGAATATAAATTAACTTATAAGATAATTATACTTAGTTGATTTTAAGGTGTCAACAAAAAAAGCGAGAATTAACTCGCTTTACTGCTTATTTTTAAATTCAACATATTCCAAGACTTTTTTTAATCTAGAATTTTCTTCTTGTAAATGTTTTATAAAATCTTTAGTATTTTTATCTATTTTGCTATAACTCCACGCTAACCATCCTTCTGTTTCTTCTTCTTTCGTTAATCTTAAATATTTTAAGATTATTTCCCATGTTTCTTTTTTACAACTTTTTTTCCCTTTTTTTAAATCAGAAAGAAACGCGGGACTAATTTCTGATAATTTTGCAATATCGTCCATAACTATATTCTTTTTTA is a window encoding:
- a CDS encoding helix-turn-helix domain-containing protein, which produces MKRRGILIKKNDFSNKNKDLAVKIKFNIISKNLSQQEIAKKMNVSPAMVSKTLSNLKKGEGISTTTLFKFCNSLNIDIKNLF